The following coding sequences are from one uncultured Desulfobacter sp. window:
- a CDS encoding transposase — protein MTKRSKNSTLIQIVHPICCGLDVHKDKISACLITVDDNGKEQHEIREFSSFTQDLQKMKTWLIKNSCPVVAMESTGVYWHPVYNTIEDTMEVVLVNARHIKNVPGRKTDICDSKWLAGLLRHGLVKGSFIPPEQVREWRALSRLRKIYTESLADYKRRVHKLFITANIKIDSVVSDLFGLTGLNLIDLLPKKCSA, from the coding sequence ATGACCAAGAGATCGAAAAATAGCACATTAATCCAAATCGTTCACCCAATTTGTTGTGGTTTGGATGTTCACAAAGACAAAATTTCGGCCTGTTTAATCACTGTTGATGATAATGGGAAAGAACAGCATGAGATTCGAGAGTTTTCATCATTTACTCAAGATTTGCAAAAAATGAAAACATGGTTGATTAAAAATAGCTGTCCTGTAGTGGCAATGGAAAGTACCGGCGTATATTGGCATCCAGTTTATAACACCATCGAAGATACGATGGAAGTTGTTTTGGTGAATGCCAGGCATATTAAAAATGTTCCCGGCAGAAAAACAGACATCTGTGACAGTAAATGGCTTGCCGGACTGCTTCGTCATGGGTTGGTAAAAGGGAGTTTTATCCCTCCCGAACAGGTCCGTGAATGGCGTGCATTAAGCCGATTGAGAAAGATATATACAGAATCTCTCGCTGATTATAAGCGACGTGTTCATAAACTATTTATCACGGCAAATATTAAAATTGATTCGGTCGTTTCTGATCTGTTCGGGCTTACCGGTTTGAATCTCATTGATTTGT